One genomic region from Bactrocera tryoni isolate S06 chromosome 3, CSIRO_BtryS06_freeze2, whole genome shotgun sequence encodes:
- the LOC120772794 gene encoding uncharacterized protein LOC120772794 has protein sequence MATLEQEFVDFFAECKQQGFSAAEMRAICQPLLQRRSNRCSAVACVVLAIFGALCLLYNWCDEFSWFVSAIGRLLLIQVLPYWDWMPLYNSRCLIERKVDKVDGGSAAPTTKIPARYETEAGNCVLCETLERIPTTTNITFSTLESMYLERGWPVIVTDSHPPRTLNTLLNQMYNSSSDFLESDPCDVSTNLMLKKLFNLELALEKIKHTTPTHNKWFLQLRNCQRRAVKASRRFVTRPYYYPLHLEPFYSSWALLSQNYAYAEFNEIYLHGLIFVQQLNGHFDIRLRPKQPCPNRCPVVNIRLSAGECLVFSTDLWIFSYGTETVDSKAASVATVLEIDWQL, from the exons ATGGCAACGTTGGAACAAGAATTTGTCGATTTCTTTGCTGAGTGCAAGCAGCAGGGCTTCAGCGCCGCCGAGATGCGTGCCATATGCCAACCGTTGTTGCAACGTCGCAGCAACAGATGTTCGGCGGTGGCATGCGTTGTTTTGGCCATCTTCGGTGCTTTGTGCTTGCTCTACAATTGGTGCGATGAATTTAGTTGGTTTGTCAGTGCCATTGGACGTTTGCTGCTGATACAGGTGTTGCCCTATTGGGATTGGATGCCACTTTATAACAGTCGCTGTCTGATTGAACGTAAGGTGGATAAGGTGGACGGCGGTAGTGCGGCACCCACAACTAAAATCCCAGCACGCTACGAAACGGAAGCGGGAAATTGTGTGCTCTGCGAGACGCTGG AGCGCATTCCCACCACAACGAATATCACCTTCTCAACACTTGAATCAATGTACCTCGAACGTGGTTGGCCAGTAATAGTAACCGACTCGCATCCACCGCGTACGCTGAACACACTGCTCAATCAAATGTACAACTCCTCGTCGGATTTCCTTGAAAGTGATCCATGCGATGTCTCAACGAATTTAATGCTGAAAAAACTCTTTAACTTAGAATTGGCTTTGGAGAAGATTAAGCACACAACACCGACACACAACAAATGGTTTCTACAATTGCGTAATTGTCAGCGGCGCGCAGTCAAGGCCTCACGTCGCTTCGTCACACGACCCTACTACTATCCACTGCACCTCGAGCCGTTCTACTCGAGCTGGGCACTGTTGTCGCAGAACTATGCGTACGCAGAATTTAATGAAATCTATTTACATGGCTTGATCTTCGTACAGCAACTGAACGGTCATTTTGACATACGTCTGCGTCCGAAGCAACCCTGTCCAAATCGCTGTCCTGTGGTGAATATACGTTTGAGCGCTGGCGAATGCTTGGTTTTCTCCACGGACTTGTGGATCTTCAGCTATGGCACTGAGACGGTCGATAGTAAAGCTGCTTCAGTAGCTACAGTGTTAGAAATCGATTGGCAGTTGTAG
- the LOC120772793 gene encoding forkhead box protein O, producing the protein MSQKSAPAAHTFENDNNYYQISDEDLEDCDDLNDDCLLEEVVEGSNGNSITIGGRGPYERAWTSEATRALIHIRGPMQGMFTEGRQKRTALWLHCTRQLQKLGFRYSAAKVQKKWHNILITYSKNLPKKKSSGYVHWEFFEEMHKYLKDKQVDIYEFQMQSSPYSKSAIQQQQQQQQQQQQQQKQQQPQTSAFRELKQAPALSNELMAQFDGNQLSLLANIAETNMDKSNDEFDEDSTIMSELKQPKMEFNDNELPLEISHANGYSNKCNNAHFPSVVNAAQEEGVWWKDYFERKLDVEREKIQCQKELHREQMQFQKTTALQQEKIERLKIDAINNLTATLQKLVETKNRKA; encoded by the exons ATGTCGCAAAAATCAGCACCAGCGGCGCATACTTTTGAGAATGATAACA ATTACTACCAAATCAGCGATGAAGATCTCGAAGACTGCGATGATCTCAACGATGACTGTCTACTCGAAGAAGTGGTAGAGGGCAGCAATGGAAACAGCATCACAATCGGTGGACGCGGTCCCTATGAACGCGCTTGGACCTCGGAAGCAACGCGTGCACTCATACACATACGCGGACCGATGCAAGGCATGTTCACGGAAGGACGTCAAAAGCGTACAGCGCTTTGGTTACACTGTACGCGGCAGCTACAGAAATTGGGTTTCCGTTATAGCGCGGCGAAAGTACAAAAGAAATGGCACAACATATTGATTACGTACAGCAAGAACTTGCCGAAGAAAAAGTCCAGCGGCTATGTACATTGGGAGTTCTTCGAGGAGATGCATAAATACTTGAAGGATAAGCAAGTCGATATATATGAGTTTCAAatgcaatcatcgccatatTCGAAATCAGctattcaacaacaacaacaacagcagcagcagcaacaacaacaacagaagcaacaacaaccacaaacgTCAGCttttcgtgagctcaaacaagCGCCCGCACTCTCCAACGAACTGATGGCACAATTCGACGGGAATCAACTGTCGTTGCTGGCCAACATAGCCGAAACGAATATGGACAAATCCAATGATGAGTTCGATGAAGATTCGACCATAATGTCGGAATTGAAACAACCGAAAATGGAATTCAATGACAACGAATTGCCATTGGAAATCTCACATGCGAACGGATATAGTAACAAATGCAACAACGCGCACTTTCCGTCTGTCGTCAATGCGGCGCAGGAGGAGGGCGTCTGGTGGAAGGACTATTTCGAACGCAAACTGGACGTGGAACGTGAGAAGATTCAATGCCAAAAGGAGCTGCATCGCGAACAAATGCAATTCCAAAAGACAACCGCGCTGCAACAAGAGAAAATCGAGCGCTTGAAGATCGATGCGATCAACAATTTGACGGCGACGCTGCAGAAGCTAGTGGAGACGAAGAATCGCAAGGCGTAG
- the LOC120770888 gene encoding nucleoporin Nup188, with protein MSTNGSVITDWKRLWQLVSGIHHETPESTVREELLNVSKELQDGVLQFRKRTASNVKLEDLLKKKKQQKLLPFTQNLQELLDLESQQCWEILCYYLTNEYRGSASSLAAHISSESNMSKLLDDIWGYYTLERMIVLKIVKNLLLFYKTPNHPYHTQYKEILNKITLPKLRDSYLNQLEQLISAYPPNQLANGEFFDYHTRLIVWSEGNAREINEVLHILLLICEHSPFELKHIEKLFDCFRQHTFGRQQSYLDIAKPLHNELMTRLAYSETILLLKCIDLSDAASALALNIIDSLDKEIIRMYHNPENGPLLLGWMLLKMRFTKAMEDAQAFLPCQLMGKRAIDLRCFEYLHNLLTSSMFKDDSLVSRIVRKTVYNMLTHMCNFFDGDGSCARHPYIYELLSELLSWPTLAKEFCADEEKGVRSLFNTLLETFPIDFVHLSMLASALTKAGMSNFIKTQLESLPIYTDVYDESRYPLRAINEEDYILIADIIPFPHLDFIIPANTTAAIMSRAEGYCVHFRVTLNYFVVLHHEINCLLAETVQNQGDWSQNERVRRINAGLEYLQNVLQRTKALSAISAEMVHPTEMCIDLLNKFKAVPQPPVQMLANCLNVCTMLLPLVDAEIYARVVHLHILPAITNETLDNYKEYALGICFDSRVVGTYLIDVEKKLERYDFLIAYIGFLRTYTKLQRNNFFKIEIPGLIFLLREVFPHMHAWGFQSQTERHKIYTEIMGFVCDILDTVTSLGDKNEKINTEKQFLRDICIHSLSNIENGMVLLRFVALGNAYLQHTMEMESNWMIQQSHGVVLLVRLAMRILMQLLRLKPATQETSDLSPLEALIYTQPKQRDTLRIIPVVTSYMSNIFDRWLPILSCRLLRRIALEFNMSLLACLDMEPDQIRLTFLQRLPDELESDSLKVAILELVEACIEKQPGVTEAFFKVNATQEKRFLGKEAGVQIADSILTFLEDYLEAVAKDSQMVEHTLPNKIMNIFHSLWKNGMQSLLEELTKRPKFWTQLCNPLFSTLGKNARVYTQLLNILSIEIFSTPPNGNSELKQVVLRFFEASNFNKWLNYVYDMPKTPAADPYCAVELFTEDVPEWLCRLAAFKSFLIILLKKQPQFVEVPSKQLKKLAEQTLVTLVDRAEFIEDLRPFIVLSELYLFVLLSFKLSYTDSPEEDVEMLKQVIKLLSRLSSCYEDLHLRAKEACLAFTIKCADLLAVELLNDSDAALNFLYSVVSIICSELQTLENSARVEKQAKQELENLQQTSSNSLVLSFNLLKTVASIFHDAGPGNWDLPFIVNKVFQRLLSCASSILQLHSKQKLSVELLDVLIVFAKGNCSAEFLHCDVGDYLWLKLLPPKELLQSNFAVLGQTKTEEHGWTVQKWWPIYTRGITLVSILYEKHKHYFVKHALQFVGIHEVYLVDSLLLAKQTLEPAAMELIKSSVTLVSNLVEFETLWRLEHSQSLFNLMRAVQVLMGHAISMFHQPKNLKCLIAGRNLQLDILSDIERPGFTDEVISAFNNLIEIITLSVQCLQRFSPKLLDLICAPEFLVSKWEPIFEIHFGAPKLNETAITLTFGTVLSIVGVFTKVLNLQGHGFHEVPLNVLPTSRDGANTPQASGTTALARSQRQFSKSVSITSVSSANCPPNELLANLDGELCLLALEHVLMLAASQSMLALKNPYLPAREKQIVRREISTELLTFHEFVRKKVLIDHREHREMWYRRKHGLVFMELSGTPAGSATASSSATTTTTRLSPTQSGARRHSNDLRVNVVRRLHLQQEHSRQHHQQTPAGTAFDMSRVISPIGAGGQAPQQQQTAVSSTPQLSRPPLRRQGDPAPSGSEVKRNSASRDQIVQDDDEVEVLEEIQYFPPEEPGYTPLSYVQLVEEDYLHFMSNLFTVICQSD; from the exons ATGAGTACAAATGGCAGTGTAAT CACCGATTGGAAGCGTCTGTGGCAACTTGTCTCCGGCATACACCATGAAACACCAGAGAGCACAGTACGTGAAGAATTGCTGAACGTATCGAAGGAACTGCAAGACGGTGTGCTGCAATTTCGCAAGCGTACAGCCTCTAATGTGAAATTGGAAGACTtgctgaagaagaagaagcagcagaaGTTACTGCCATTTACGCAGAATTTGCAAGAGTTGTTG GACTTGGAGTCGCAACAATGCTGGGAGATACTCTGCTACTATCTAACCAATGAATATCGCGGCTCCGCCAGTTCGCTCGCAGCACATATTTCATCGGAGAGTAATATGAGCAAACTGCTCGATGATATTTGGGGTTATTATACGCTTGAACGTATGATCGTATtgaaaatcgttaaaaatttGCTACTCTTCTACAAAACACCCAATCATCCATATCACACGCAATACAaagagattttaaataaaattacactGCCAAAATTACGTGATTCCTACCTTAATCAATTGGAGCAACTCATTAGTGCATATCCACCCAATCAACTGGCGAATGGGGAATTTTTCGATTATCACACACGTCTAATTGTTTGGTCGGAAGGCAATGCACGCGAAATCAACGAAGTACTGCACATCTTGCTACTGATCTGTGAACACTCACCATTTGAATTGAAGCATATTGAGAAACTATTCGACTGCTTTCGACAACACACTTTTGGCAGACAACAAAGTTATTTGGACATTGCGAAGCCACTACATAATGAGTTAATGACACGTTTAGCGTACTCGGAGACTATCTTGCTGTTGAAGTGTATCGACTTGAGCGACGCAGCCTCTGCTTTAGCGCTGAATATTATCGACTCATTGGATAAGGAAATCATACGTATGTATCATAATCCCGAAAATGGTCCGCTGCTGCTGGGTTGGATGTTGCTAAAAATGCGCTTTACAAAGGCCATGGAGGACGCGCAAGCTTTTCTGCCATGCCAGTTGATGGGTAAACGCGCCATTGACTTGCGTTGTTTTGAGTATTTGCACAATCTGCTAACAAGCTCCATGTTCAAG GATGACAGCTTGGTGTCGCGCATAGTACGAAAGACTGTCTACAATATGCTTACGCACATGTGTAACTTCTTCGATGGCGATGGCTCGTGTGCACGTCATCCCTACATATATGAATTGCTGAGCGAGCTGCTATCGTGGCCAACGCTAGCGAAAGAGTTTTGTGCAGATGAAG AAAAAGGCGTGCGCTCCTTGTTTAACACACTTCTGGAGACTTTCCCTATAGATTTTGTGCATCTATCAATGCTGGCGAGTGCGCTTACCAAAGCGggcatgtcaaatttt ATAAAAACGCAGCTTGAATCACTACCCATATACACGGACGTATACGACGAAAGCAGATATCCTCTGCGCGCCATCAACGAAGAAGACTACATACTCATTGCCGACATAATACCATTCCCACATTTGGACTTCATTATCCCAGCAAATACAACGGCGGCGATTATGTCACGTGCCGAAGGTTATTGTGTGCATTTTCGTGTCACACTCAATTATTTTGTGGTTCTACATCACGAAATCAACTGTTTACTCGCGGAGACGGTGCAGAATCAGGGTGATTGGTCGCAAAATGAACGTGTGCGCCGCATCAATGCCGGTCTTGAGTATCTGCAGAATGTTCTGCAGCGCACAAAGGCGCTCAGCGCAATCAGCGCGGAAATGGTGCATCCCACCGAGATGTGTATTGATTTGCTGAATAAGTTTAAGGCGGTACCACAGCCACCGGTGCAGATGTTGGCCAATTGCTTGAATGTTTGCACGATGCTTTTGCCTTTAGTTGATGCGGAGATTTACGCACGTGTCGTACATTTGCACATCTTGCCAGCAATAACTAATGAAACGCTCGATAATTACAAAGAATATGCGCTGGGCATCTGCTTCGATTCGCGTGTTGTTGGCACCTATTTGATTGATGTGGAGAAGAAATTAGAGCGCTATGATTTTTTGATAGCCTATATAGGATTTCTGCGCACGTACACTAAG CTGCAACGCAATAACTTCTTCAAAATCGAGATACCCGGTTTAATATTCTTGCTGCGCGAAGTATTTCCACACATGCATGCCTGGGGCTTTCAATCACAAACGGAGCGACACAAAATTTATACCGAAATTATGGGTTTCGTGTGCGACATATTGGATACGGTCACTAGCCTCGGTGATAAGAATGAAAAGATCAACACGGAAAAGCAATTCTTGCGCGACATCTGCATACATAGTTTGTCGAATATCGAGAATGGCATGGTGTTATTGCG ttttgtcGCGCTTGGCAATGCCTATCTACAACACACCATGGAAATGGAGTCCAATTGGATGATACAGCAGTCACATGGCGTCGTGCTGCTCGTGCGTTTAGCTATGCGCATACTCATGCAATTGCTGCGCCTGAAACCGGCCACGCAAGAGACCAGCGATTTGTCACCACTCGAAGCCTTGATCTACACGCAGCCCAAACAACGCGATACGCTGCGCATCATACCGGTGGTAACAAGTTATATGAGCAATATCTTCGATCGCTGGCTGCCAATACTGTCGTGTCGACTGCTGCGACGCATAGCGCTTGAATTTAATATGTCTTTGTTAGCGTGTCTCGATATGGAACCAGATCAGATACGTTTAACCTTCCTGCAGCGTTTACCCGATGAATTGGAGAGCGATTCGTTGAAGGTGGCCATATTGGAGCTGGTGGAGGCGTGCATCGAAAAGCAGCCTGGCGTGACGGAGGCATTTTTCAAAGTGAATGCCACGCAAGAGAAGCGCTTCTTGGGCAAGGAGGCTGGCGTGCAAATCGCTGATAGCATTTTAACTTTCTTGGAAGACTATCTGGAGGCTGTAGCAAAGGACTCGCAAATGGTCGAGCATACGTTGCCtaataaaataatgaacatCTTCCATTCGCTCTGGAAGAATGGCATGCAGAGTCTGTTGGAAGAGCTCACTAAACGTCCGAAATTTTGGACACAACTTTGCAATCCGCTCTTCAGCACTTTGGGCAAAAATGCGCGTGTCTACACTCAGCTGCTGAATATACTCTCCATTGAAATATTCTCAACGCCGCCGAATGGTAACAGTGAATTAAAGCAAGTCGTTTTGCGCTTCTTCGAGGCGTCGAATTTCAATAAGTGGCTTAATTATGTCTATGACATGCCGAAAACGCCCGCCGCAGATCCGTATTGCGCTGTAGAGCTCTTTACCGAAGACGTGCCGGAGTGGCTGTGTCGTCTGGCTGCTTTCAAGAGTTTTCTAATAATACTGCTGAAGAAGCAACCGCAATTCGTTGAAGTGCCATCCAAACAATTGAAGAAGCTGGCTGAGCAAACGCTTGTCACGCTTGTGGATCGCGCTGAATTCATCGAAGATTTGCGTCCATTCATCGTGCTTAGCGAACTGTATCTCTTTGTATTGCTCAGCTTCAAACTCTCGTACACAGACAGCCCCGAAGAGGATGTGGAAATGTTGAAACAGGTTATTAAGCTGCTCAGTCGCCTCTCTTCTTGCTATGAAGATTTGCATTTGCGCGCCAAAGAGGCGTGTCTCGCCTTTACTATTAAATGCGCCGACTTGCTGGCTGTTGAGTTGCTGAATGACTCCGACGCCGCGCTGAATTTCCTCTACTCGGTGGTAAGCATCATTTGCTCGGAGTTGCAAACTTTGGAAAATAGCGCACGTGTAGAGAAGCAAGCCAAGCAGGAGCTGGAGAATCTGCAACAGACCTCCTCAAACTCACTCGTATTGAGCTTCAATCTACTCAAAACGGTGGCGAGCATATTTCACGATGCCGGTCCCGGCAACTGGGATTTGCCATTCATTGTCAATAAAGTATTccaacgcttgctgagctgCGCCAGCTCCATACTACAGCTGCATAGCAAGCAAAAGCTCTCAGTCGAACTGCTGGATGTGCTCATTGTATTTGCGAAGGGCAATTGCTCGGCGGAATTCTTGCATTGCGATGTCGGCGACTATTTGTGGCTGAAATTGTTGCCACCAAAAGAGCTCTTGCAGTCCAATTTCGCTGTGCTCGGTCAAACGAAGACAGAGGAGCATGGCTGGACGGTGCAAAAATGGTGGCCCATCTATACGCGTGGCATCACCCTGGTCAGCATCTTGTACGAGAAACACAAGCATTACTTTGTGAAACACGCTTTGCAATTTGTGGGCATTCACGAGGTTTATTTGGTGGACTCATTGCTGTTGGCCAAGCAGACTCTGGAACCGGCAGCGATGGAGCTGATCAAGAGCTCGGTTACTTTAGTGTCGAATTTGGTGGAGTTTGAGACGCTGTGGCGTTTGGAACACTCGCAGTCGCTATTCAATTTGATG CGCGCTGTACAAGTGCTCATGGGTCATGCCATTTCAATGTTTCACCAACCGAAGAATCTGAAATGTCTCATAGCCGGACGCAACTTGCAATTGGACATATTATCAGATATTGAGCGACCGGGTTTCACTGACGAAGTCATCAGCGCCTTCAACAA tCTCATTGAAATCATCACGCTGAGCGTACAATGCCTACAGCGCTTCAGTCCCAAGCTGCTGGACTTGATATGCGCACCTGAATTTTTGGTCAGCAAATGGGAACCGATTTTCGAAATACATTTTGGCGCGCCCAAATTGAATGAGACCGCCATAACGCTAACATTTGGCACAGTGCTGAGCATTGTTGGTGTTTTTACGAAAGTACTCAACCTG CAAGGTCATGGCTTCCACGAAGTGCCGCTCAACGTATTACCCACCAGCAGGGATGGCGCCAACACGCCACAAGCCAGCGGCACCACCGCGCTGGCACGCTCACAACGACAATTCTCGAAATCTGTCTCGATTACTTCCGTTTCCTCAGCGAATTGCCCACCCAACGAGCTGCTCGCCAATCTGGATGGCGAACTCTGCCTGCTCGCACTCGAGCATGTACTAATGCTAGCTGCCTCGCAAAGCATGTTGGCGCTGAAAAATCCCTACTTGCCGGCACGCGAAAAACAAATAGTGCGACGTGAGATTAGCACCGAACTCTTGACATTCCACGAATTCGTGCGCAAGAAGGTGTTAATCGATCATCGTGAGCATCGCGAAATGTGGTATCGTCGCAAGCATGGCTTGGTGTTTATGGAATTGAGCGGTACACCTGCTGGCAGCGCAACGGCAAGCagttcagcaacaacaacaacaacacgtctGTCACCGACACAGTCGGGTGCACGTCGCCACTCCAACGATCTGCGTGTGAATGTGGTGCGTCGTTTGCATTTGCAACAAGAGCACAGTCGTCAGCACCATCAACAGACGCCCGCCGGCACAGCTTTCGATATGTCGCGTGTGATTAGTCCGATCGGCGCTGGTGGACAGGCGCCGCAGCAACAGCAAACAGCGGTGTCCTCCACACCGCAGCTGTCGCGTCCACCGCTGCGGCGTCAGGGTGATCCCGCACCGTCGGGCAGTGAGGTGAAACGGAACAGCGCCAGCAGAGATCAAATTGTTCAAGATGATGATGAGGTGGAAGTGCTGGaggaaattcaatattttcctcCTGAGGAGCCCGGCTACACGCCTCTCTCCTATGTGCAACTGGTGGAGGAGGATTACTTGCATTTTATGTCCAATCTCTTTACGGTCATCTGCCAAAGCGATTAA